A stretch of Paenibacillus sp. URB8-2 DNA encodes these proteins:
- a CDS encoding NAD-dependent epimerase/dehydratase family protein, with product MRYIVTGAGGFIGSSLCEQLRREGHEVVRIFRSLPEHAADSAGAYEDIAADVLSDSFPGLRICGDAVIHLAAANDIVSKDGREGIKLSLIGTKNVLDFAVNNGIPQMIFFSTIQVLGSELQGLITETSAVRPENDYAANHAVAELYTEMYARKGLLRAVSIRPTNVYGHFASPTINRWSLVPACFCREAFFNKTITIRSSGKQRRNFISVESVAKATSTVLANFPASYDTLNLGSPFHMTILEAAQCVKQVHDEMYPEPVELLVQGEEPQQENRFEISLRKMEDRYGFKEHLGAEDFRKEIRLIFLSLDRLAH from the coding sequence ATGAGGTATATAGTCACCGGAGCGGGAGGATTTATCGGAAGCTCTTTGTGCGAGCAGCTTCGCCGGGAAGGCCATGAGGTGGTACGGATTTTCCGCAGCCTGCCGGAGCATGCAGCCGATTCGGCGGGAGCCTATGAGGATATTGCGGCGGATGTGCTCTCGGACAGCTTTCCGGGACTCCGCATTTGCGGGGATGCCGTGATTCATTTGGCAGCCGCCAACGATATCGTTTCCAAAGATGGCCGGGAAGGCATAAAGCTCTCTTTGATCGGGACCAAAAATGTGCTGGATTTTGCCGTAAACAACGGAATACCGCAAATGATTTTCTTTTCGACCATACAGGTGCTCGGATCGGAACTGCAAGGGTTGATCACGGAGACATCGGCTGTCCGCCCCGAGAATGATTACGCCGCCAATCATGCGGTGGCTGAACTGTATACGGAAATGTACGCAAGAAAAGGGCTGCTGCGGGCCGTCAGCATCAGGCCGACGAATGTGTACGGCCACTTTGCGTCTCCGACCATAAACCGCTGGAGTCTGGTTCCGGCCTGCTTTTGCCGGGAAGCGTTCTTCAACAAGACCATTACGATTCGCTCTTCGGGAAAACAAAGAAGAAATTTTATCAGTGTTGAAAGTGTGGCCAAGGCGACAAGCACCGTGCTGGCGAACTTCCCGGCTTCCTACGATACGCTGAATCTCGGCTCCCCATTCCATATGACCATTCTGGAAGCTGCGCAATGCGTGAAGCAGGTTCATGATGAAATGTATCCCGAGCCGGTAGAGCTGCTCGTTCAAGGGGAGGAGCCGCAGCAGGAGAACCGGTTTGAAATATCCCTGCGGAAAATGGAAGACCGGTACGGATTCAAGGAACACCTGGGAGCCGAGGATTTCCGAAAGGAGATCCGCCTCATCTTCCTCAGCCTGGACCGATTGGCTCACTGA
- a CDS encoding glycosyltransferase — MRILQVAPNHETVPPLRDGGTERIIYELSQELARRGHEVILFAPSGSHIWGTVINYPFYGDDAIGSYIRENLPQDIDIIHDHTFDSAISRVGVNVPLVHTIHLPVYNPVYFPIYVSRNARESIGGGYGFDVHNGIVPEEYEFSYDKDDYLLFMGRVVREKGILEAMDLAEMTGQRLIIAGPIHDEELFYQEISPRLNCNPLLQYVGPVGGRIRQDLLKHAKCLLFPIQWAEPFGLVLIEAMACGTPVLALSKGAVPEILEPFPEMMCDSIEQMAEKLYYYQAPYHPDQLRYHVEVSFSVSKMVDSYLYLYQLAISE; from the coding sequence ATGAGAATTCTGCAAGTTGCGCCAAATCATGAAACAGTCCCTCCCCTCAGAGATGGAGGAACGGAACGCATAATCTATGAACTTTCCCAAGAGTTGGCCCGGAGGGGACATGAAGTCATTCTCTTTGCTCCATCCGGAAGCCATATTTGGGGAACCGTAATCAACTACCCGTTTTACGGAGATGATGCCATCGGCTCTTATATAAGAGAAAATCTGCCGCAAGACATCGACATTATCCATGACCATACCTTTGATTCTGCGATTAGCCGTGTTGGAGTCAATGTTCCGTTAGTGCATACCATTCATCTGCCTGTCTACAACCCCGTTTATTTTCCAATCTATGTAAGCCGAAACGCCAGGGAATCGATAGGCGGCGGATACGGATTTGATGTGCACAACGGTATTGTTCCTGAAGAGTATGAGTTCAGCTATGACAAAGATGATTATCTGCTCTTTATGGGCAGAGTGGTCCGGGAAAAAGGAATTCTCGAAGCGATGGATCTTGCGGAAATGACCGGACAGCGGCTCATCATAGCAGGACCGATCCATGATGAAGAACTGTTTTACCAGGAGATTTCTCCCCGATTGAACTGCAATCCCCTGCTCCAATATGTCGGCCCGGTCGGCGGAAGAATTCGCCAGGATTTGTTAAAGCACGCCAAATGCCTTCTCTTTCCCATTCAGTGGGCGGAACCGTTCGGGCTTGTACTGATTGAGGCGATGGCCTGCGGGACTCCAGTACTTGCGCTCTCGAAGGGCGCCGTTCCGGAAATACTGGAGCCCTTCCCCGAGATGATGTGTGACTCAATCGAACAAATGGCAGAAAAACTTTATTATTATCAAGCCCCCTATCACCCCGATCAATTAAGATACCATGTCGAGGTAAGTTTTTCGGTATCCAAAATGGTCGACAGCTATCTCTATCTGTATCAATTAGCCATCTCAGAGTAA
- a CDS encoding glycerate kinase, translating into MSEKTFVLAPDSFKESMTAKEVCIAMEKGLRKVYPAANYIHVPMADGGEGTVQSLVDASGGQIHYVEVTGPLGQPVTAKYGILGDGTTAAIEMASASGIHLVTKETKNPLTTTTYGTGELIRECLDQGIRKIIIGIGGSATNDGGTGMAEALGAKFLDEKGNLLPRGGGDLDRLASIDISSPDERLRHTELIVACDVTNPLCGEHGASYVFGPQKGATPEMVRRLDANLAHYAEVVKQQLHKDVRDIPGAGAAGGLGAGLLIFTQAELRKGIEIVIEYTGLRQKLADADLVFTGEGGIDFQTKFGKTPYGVARTAKESGKKVIAIAGYVGEGIDTLYAEGIDAVFGIVPGASGLEKLLAEGSQNVERTCENIARVLKLND; encoded by the coding sequence ATGAGCGAGAAAACATTTGTGCTGGCGCCGGATTCCTTTAAAGAGAGTATGACGGCCAAAGAAGTATGTATCGCAATGGAAAAAGGGCTGCGGAAGGTCTATCCGGCGGCTAATTATATTCATGTCCCGATGGCGGATGGCGGTGAAGGAACGGTACAGTCGCTTGTGGATGCCTCGGGCGGACAAATCCATTATGTAGAAGTTACGGGACCGCTCGGACAGCCGGTCACAGCCAAGTATGGCATTCTAGGCGACGGGACAACCGCGGCAATTGAGATGGCGTCCGCAAGCGGAATTCATCTGGTGACCAAGGAAACCAAAAATCCTTTGACCACAACAACTTATGGAACGGGCGAGCTGATTCGAGAATGTCTGGATCAAGGAATCCGGAAAATTATCATCGGCATCGGGGGAAGCGCGACGAACGACGGCGGCACAGGCATGGCTGAAGCGCTTGGAGCCAAATTTCTGGACGAGAAAGGGAATCTTCTTCCCCGAGGGGGAGGCGATCTGGACAGGCTGGCAAGCATTGATATTTCTTCGCCTGATGAACGGCTTCGCCATACGGAGCTGATTGTGGCCTGCGATGTTACGAATCCGCTCTGCGGGGAACATGGCGCCTCTTATGTGTTTGGCCCGCAAAAAGGAGCCACGCCCGAGATGGTGCGCAGGCTTGATGCCAACCTTGCCCATTATGCAGAGGTCGTGAAACAGCAGCTCCATAAAGATGTGCGGGATATCCCGGGAGCTGGCGCGGCCGGCGGTTTGGGCGCGGGCCTGCTGATTTTTACACAGGCGGAGCTGCGGAAAGGCATCGAGATTGTCATCGAGTATACCGGTTTAAGACAAAAGCTGGCTGATGCGGATCTTGTGTTCACAGGGGAAGGCGGCATTGATTTTCAGACCAAGTTCGGCAAAACCCCTTATGGGGTAGCCCGGACAGCCAAAGAAAGCGGCAAGAAGGTGATTGCCATTGCCGGATATGTTGGAGAAGGAATCGATACCCTGTATGCGGAAGGCATTGATGCGGTATTCGGTATCGTTCCGGGCGCATCCGGCCTGGAGAAGCTGCTGGCGGAGGGTTCGCAAAACGTCGAACGAACCTGCGAGAATATCGCCAGGGTACTTAAATTAAACGATTAA
- a CDS encoding LTA synthase family protein: MNEKNKGAAGRFYTVSALLVLKLLLLRMLFFDRIAWEWVLADAAPVLLLMGILAVVVPSMAKNAAFWIFNGLLSLLLFAASVYFNHFGSVPTYLALYELNQVFEIRDSVKSTIQLVDYLFFADIAVYVIYRLFRRWKPAPRDMRSAYAPPKHRGVYLVVLLVSIIGGASLSAYTIHASAGITNELVQAESAGFLNYEVVAAIRERQNSELVGTGNIKDTIAKVGALEASYNYGGAPSGTPSADYYGSMKGKNVIVVQMEAFQNFPLHQSLNGQELTPNLNKLADEGLYFPHIFQQIGPGNTSDAEFMSNTSIYPIGTLAMSTGFGDRTLPSLPRVLENKGYESYTFHVNKVGFWNRKELYAAIGFNGYYDKPYYKNDLFNAFGASDEQLYITGVQKLAELKRKGTPFYAQFVTASSHHPFQVPDAFKKITVPDNLKGTMLGDYLTAINYTDYAIGTLIDGLKQNGLWDSTLLVFYGDHFGLQPQDVPPEQVEGALGVKYDSRISRFNIPLIIHMPGSERGKTVERTGGQLDIMPTLANLLGISLKREGVTPFGHDLLNIRRNVLGMRYYLPSGSFFNDDIMFVPGKSFQDGEAVSLKTLRPVADFAKYEQDYKYILQWMSLSDEYVKLLPKR, from the coding sequence ATGAACGAAAAAAATAAAGGGGCTGCCGGCCGGTTCTATACCGTGTCCGCGCTGCTCGTGCTGAAGCTGCTGCTGCTGCGGATGCTGTTCTTCGACCGGATCGCTTGGGAGTGGGTCCTGGCCGATGCCGCGCCGGTGCTGCTGCTGATGGGAATCTTGGCCGTGGTGGTGCCTTCCATGGCGAAGAACGCCGCATTCTGGATTTTCAACGGCTTGCTGTCGCTGCTGCTGTTCGCCGCAAGCGTATATTTCAATCATTTCGGCTCGGTGCCGACTTATCTGGCTCTGTATGAGCTGAACCAGGTATTTGAGATCAGGGACAGTGTCAAGTCGACGATTCAGCTTGTCGATTATTTGTTCTTTGCGGACATTGCGGTGTACGTGATTTACCGCTTGTTCCGCAGATGGAAGCCGGCCCCGAGAGACATGCGCTCGGCCTACGCTCCGCCGAAACATCGAGGCGTGTATTTGGTCGTGCTTCTGGTCTCCATAATCGGAGGCGCTTCGTTGTCCGCCTATACGATTCATGCTTCGGCGGGAATCACGAACGAACTGGTGCAGGCGGAAAGTGCGGGCTTCCTGAATTACGAAGTCGTCGCCGCCATCCGGGAGCGGCAGAACAGCGAACTGGTCGGCACCGGCAATATCAAGGATACGATCGCCAAGGTTGGCGCGCTTGAGGCCTCCTACAACTATGGAGGAGCGCCGTCCGGCACGCCTTCCGCCGACTACTATGGTTCCATGAAGGGCAAGAATGTCATTGTCGTGCAGATGGAGGCTTTTCAGAACTTCCCGCTGCATCAGTCGCTGAATGGGCAGGAGCTTACGCCGAATCTGAATAAGCTGGCGGATGAAGGGCTTTATTTTCCCCATATCTTTCAGCAGATTGGTCCGGGCAACACATCGGATGCCGAATTTATGAGCAATACGTCCATCTATCCCATCGGAACGCTGGCCATGTCCACAGGTTTCGGGGACCGGACGCTGCCTAGCCTTCCACGCGTGCTGGAGAACAAAGGATACGAATCCTATACCTTCCATGTCAACAAGGTGGGCTTCTGGAACCGGAAGGAGCTTTATGCGGCCATAGGATTCAACGGTTATTATGACAAGCCGTATTATAAGAATGATCTTTTCAACGCTTTCGGCGCTTCGGATGAACAATTGTACATTACGGGAGTGCAGAAGCTGGCCGAGCTGAAGAGGAAAGGGACGCCTTTTTACGCCCAGTTCGTCACTGCCTCAAGCCATCACCCTTTTCAGGTTCCGGATGCGTTCAAGAAGATAACCGTACCGGATAATCTCAAGGGAACGATGCTCGGCGATTATCTGACCGCGATTAACTATACCGATTATGCCATCGGCACGCTGATTGACGGATTGAAGCAAAACGGACTGTGGGACAGCACGCTGCTGGTGTTCTACGGCGACCATTTCGGCCTTCAGCCGCAGGACGTCCCGCCGGAGCAGGTGGAAGGCGCGCTTGGAGTCAAATACGATTCCCGGATCAGCCGGTTCAATATTCCGCTTATTATTCACATGCCCGGCTCGGAGCGGGGGAAGACGGTCGAACGGACGGGGGGGCAGCTTGATATTATGCCGACCCTGGCCAATCTGCTGGGCATATCGCTGAAAAGGGAAGGGGTTACGCCGTTCGGACACGACCTGCTGAATATCCGCCGCAATGTGCTTGGGATGAGGTACTATTTGCCGTCAGGTTCTTTTTTCAACGACGATATAATGTTCGTTCCGGGCAAGAGCTTTCAGGACGGCGAGGCCGTTTCGCTGAAGACGCTCCGGCCGGTCGCCGATTTTGCCAAGTATGAACAAGACTACAAGTATATTTTGCAATGGATGAGTCTGTCCGACGAATATGTGAAGCTGCTGCCGAAACGTTAG
- the wsfD gene encoding glycan biosynthesis hexose transferase WsfD: MKRWFKPHVLATAAGFGLLLGLLFLGPFIGVADNGDFLRMMNTIGLNYYNASETYQDRFFSYSHSRFAYENLFRGFYPSSQIFLVLVPRLLGGLFHGSWFDIRLLAAVYGILLLAATWLLVKHNARGSYITGLLLAGALLFVFYDIGYLAYFNSLFGEPVSLVFMLLTFALGLRLAFKENREVKDLWLFFVAIFFLTCSKIQNAPTGVAFALIFLRFASLQGATGFRKAAIRFSIAIFLISVIMYAAAPKDLKHINLYQTVFYGILNGSPDVKGDLKELGLPERLEVLAGTNYFESGTAIKQDDPSLVPDFYSRISHKDVLLFYLKHPGRLLNNMRYAAANSMTIRPSYLGNFEKADNKPPGALAYTYSAWSQLKSNVLPHSLGFLALFYAVYYAGALYEYLRSADRRQRVACELMMLLGLLGIFAFLVPILGDGRADIGKHLFLFNVCFDMMAVTMLVWVVRKLTGLSFRRVNYN; encoded by the coding sequence ATGAAACGATGGTTTAAACCGCATGTTCTGGCGACGGCGGCGGGCTTCGGCCTGCTGCTCGGCCTGCTGTTCCTCGGGCCATTTATTGGAGTGGCCGACAACGGCGACTTTCTGCGAATGATGAACACGATCGGATTGAATTATTACAACGCATCGGAAACTTATCAAGACCGCTTTTTCAGCTACAGCCATTCCCGGTTTGCGTACGAGAATCTGTTCAGGGGGTTCTACCCCTCATCGCAGATTTTCCTCGTGCTGGTGCCGAGGCTGCTTGGCGGCCTGTTCCATGGAAGCTGGTTCGACATCCGGCTGCTGGCTGCGGTGTATGGTATTCTGCTGCTCGCGGCGACCTGGCTGCTGGTCAAACATAACGCCCGCGGCTCTTATATCACGGGGCTGCTGCTGGCGGGAGCGCTGCTGTTCGTCTTTTACGATATCGGCTATCTCGCGTATTTCAATTCGCTGTTCGGTGAGCCGGTCTCGCTCGTATTCATGCTGCTGACTTTCGCGCTGGGACTCAGGCTTGCTTTCAAGGAGAATCGGGAGGTCAAGGACTTGTGGCTCTTCTTTGTGGCAATCTTCTTCCTGACCTGCTCCAAAATCCAGAATGCGCCCACCGGCGTCGCCTTCGCGTTGATCTTTCTGCGGTTCGCGTCGCTACAGGGGGCTACGGGCTTCCGCAAAGCGGCGATACGCTTCTCTATCGCAATCTTTCTTATTTCCGTCATCATGTACGCCGCCGCTCCCAAGGATTTGAAGCATATCAACCTGTATCAGACGGTATTTTACGGTATTCTGAACGGTTCGCCGGATGTGAAAGGGGACCTTAAGGAGCTGGGGCTGCCTGAAAGATTGGAGGTGCTGGCGGGCACTAACTATTTCGAGAGCGGCACGGCGATTAAACAGGATGACCCTTCGCTCGTCCCCGATTTTTACAGCCGGATTTCCCACAAGGATGTGCTGCTGTTCTATCTGAAGCATCCCGGCCGTCTGCTGAATAACATGCGTTACGCGGCAGCGAACAGTATGACGATTCGCCCTTCGTATCTCGGGAATTTCGAGAAAGCGGACAATAAGCCGCCGGGCGCTCTCGCCTATACCTACAGTGCATGGAGCCAGCTTAAAAGTAATGTGCTGCCGCATAGTCTGGGATTCCTTGCCTTGTTCTACGCTGTTTACTACGCCGGGGCGTTGTATGAGTACCTGCGAAGCGCGGACCGGCGGCAGCGGGTGGCTTGCGAGCTGATGATGCTGCTCGGACTACTTGGCATCTTTGCGTTCCTCGTGCCGATCCTCGGCGATGGCCGCGCGGATATCGGGAAGCATTTGTTTCTGTTCAATGTCTGCTTCGACATGATGGCCGTCACGATGCTCGTCTGGGTAGTCCGGAAGCTGACTGGACTTAGCTTCCGGCGCGTCAATTATAATTGA
- the rfbF gene encoding glucose-1-phosphate cytidylyltransferase: MKAVILAGGYGTRISEESHLKPKPMIEIGEKPILWHIMKLYSHYGFNDFVICLGYKGNVIKEYFSNYYLYNSDVTFDYTNHNEMLIHQQKAEPWKVTLVDTGLETLTGGRLKRIAEFIGDETFMMTYGDGLSSIDLNALLKFHRSHGKLATVTVTQPPGRFGSMQLNDQQRVEAFREKPKGDNSWINAGFFVLEPQVFQYIEGDRTVFEQEPLERLASEGHLMGYPFEDFWHPMDTLRDKNYLDQLWKSGNAPWKK; encoded by the coding sequence ATGAAAGCAGTAATTCTGGCAGGCGGCTACGGTACGCGCATCAGTGAAGAATCGCACCTGAAGCCGAAGCCGATGATCGAAATTGGAGAAAAACCCATTCTGTGGCACATCATGAAATTGTATTCCCATTATGGATTTAACGACTTTGTAATTTGTCTGGGCTATAAAGGCAATGTAATCAAAGAATATTTCTCCAACTATTATCTCTATAATTCCGATGTCACGTTCGATTACACCAATCACAATGAAATGTTGATCCATCAGCAGAAGGCGGAGCCCTGGAAGGTCACTCTGGTGGATACGGGGCTGGAAACGCTGACCGGCGGGAGACTAAAAAGGATTGCCGAGTTCATCGGAGACGAAACGTTTATGATGACCTACGGTGACGGACTCTCTTCGATTGATCTTAACGCCCTGCTGAAATTCCACCGCAGCCATGGCAAACTTGCCACGGTAACTGTAACCCAGCCTCCGGGAAGATTCGGTTCGATGCAGCTTAATGACCAACAGCGGGTTGAGGCTTTCCGGGAGAAGCCCAAAGGCGACAACTCTTGGATTAATGCGGGCTTTTTTGTGCTCGAGCCGCAAGTATTTCAATATATCGAGGGAGACCGAACGGTATTTGAGCAGGAGCCGCTGGAGCGTCTTGCCAGTGAAGGCCACTTAATGGGTTATCCATTCGAAGACTTTTGGCATCCGATGGATACGCTACGAGATAAGAATTATTTGGACCAATTATGGAAATCGGGGAATGCTCCGTGGAAAAAGTAA
- the rfbG gene encoding CDP-glucose 4,6-dehydratase gives MEIGECSVEKVNFWKGKKVFLTGHTGFKGSWLSIWLHQLGAEVTGYSDAPPTDPSLYECSKASQLLTSITGDVRDAARLQTAMRNADPDIVLHLAAQPLVRESYQRPVDTYAVNVLGTVHVLEAVRQNNSQGGRIKAVVNVTTDKCYSNKEWYWGYRENEELGGFDPYSNSKACSELVTASYRDSFFNPGRYEEHGVAIASARAGNVIGGGDWAGERLIPDSFRAIRNQVPLVIRSPRSVRPWQHVLEPLGGYLLLAQRLYEDGVQYAEAWNFGPEEQDAQSVESVVSRFCRLWGEGAAYEVVPDGKLHEAAALKLDCSKAKARLGWRPRWNLDIALAQTASWYKAYLNGEDMLELCRAQIRVFEQVKG, from the coding sequence ATGGAAATCGGGGAATGCTCCGTGGAAAAAGTAAACTTCTGGAAGGGTAAAAAGGTGTTTCTTACCGGCCACACGGGCTTTAAGGGTTCATGGCTGTCCATTTGGCTGCATCAGCTCGGAGCGGAAGTCACCGGCTACTCCGATGCGCCTCCGACTGATCCCAGCCTGTACGAATGCAGCAAGGCCAGTCAGCTTCTGACTTCAATCACGGGAGATGTCCGGGATGCCGCCCGCCTTCAGACAGCAATGCGGAATGCCGATCCCGATATCGTGCTTCATCTCGCCGCACAGCCGCTTGTCAGGGAGTCCTATCAGCGGCCGGTGGATACGTATGCGGTTAATGTACTGGGAACGGTACATGTGCTAGAAGCGGTACGCCAGAACAACTCCCAAGGTGGAAGGATTAAGGCGGTTGTTAACGTTACGACAGATAAATGCTACAGCAACAAGGAATGGTATTGGGGATACAGGGAAAATGAAGAACTTGGCGGCTTTGATCCTTATTCCAACAGCAAAGCCTGCTCCGAACTCGTCACCGCTTCGTATCGGGATTCCTTTTTTAACCCCGGTCGGTATGAGGAGCATGGAGTGGCCATCGCGTCCGCAAGAGCCGGCAATGTAATCGGGGGCGGAGATTGGGCCGGTGAACGGCTTATCCCGGACAGCTTCCGAGCCATTCGCAATCAAGTTCCCTTGGTCATTCGAAGTCCGCGTTCGGTACGCCCCTGGCAGCATGTATTGGAGCCGCTTGGCGGTTATCTCCTGCTGGCTCAGCGGTTGTATGAAGACGGAGTGCAATATGCGGAAGCCTGGAATTTCGGACCGGAGGAGCAGGATGCGCAGAGCGTAGAATCGGTGGTCAGCCGTTTTTGCCGTTTATGGGGAGAGGGAGCAGCTTATGAGGTTGTACCTGATGGTAAGCTCCATGAAGCCGCCGCGCTGAAGCTCGACTGCTCCAAGGCAAAGGCTCGGCTGGGCTGGCGGCCCAGATGGAATCTGGATATCGCCCTGGCTCAGACCGCTTCCTGGTATAAAGCTTATTTGAATGGGGAAGACATGCTTGAGCTCTGCCGCGCACAGATTAGGGTGTTTGAGCAGGTAAAGGGCTGA
- a CDS encoding epimerase: MNACCIPRWKRVLAVNRRPSGMSHPKLKEIIHTDWFDFTPIQERLAGYDACFFCLGVSSVGKSEAEYTRLTYDLTLHAAELLAGLNPGMVFCYVSGEGTDSSERGRSMWARVKGKTENQLLSLPFKSAYMYRPGYIHPTKGLKNTHRYYYALTWLYPALRVLLPGHVVTLKELGQAMIRSAVHGADSSILNSREIAALAKRR, encoded by the coding sequence ATGAATGCCTGCTGCATCCCGAGGTGGAAGAGGGTGCTTGCGGTCAACCGCAGACCCTCCGGCATGTCCCATCCCAAGCTGAAGGAAATCATCCATACCGATTGGTTCGACTTTACGCCCATTCAGGAACGGCTTGCGGGCTATGACGCCTGTTTCTTTTGCCTGGGTGTGTCTTCTGTCGGAAAAAGCGAGGCAGAATACACTCGGCTTACCTACGACTTGACGCTTCATGCGGCGGAGCTGCTCGCCGGATTGAATCCGGGAATGGTGTTCTGCTACGTTTCGGGGGAAGGCACTGACAGCTCCGAACGGGGCCGGAGCATGTGGGCCCGGGTGAAGGGCAAGACCGAGAACCAACTGCTGAGCCTGCCCTTCAAATCGGCCTACATGTATCGCCCGGGCTATATTCATCCGACCAAAGGCTTGAAGAACACCCATCGCTATTACTACGCTTTAACTTGGCTATACCCGGCGCTGCGTGTCCTCCTCCCCGGCCATGTTGTCACATTAAAGGAGCTGGGGCAGGCGATGATCCGGTCCGCCGTCCACGGCGCGGACAGTTCCATCCTGAACAGCCGGGAGATTGCGGCTTTGGCGAAGCGGCGGTGA
- a CDS encoding glycosyltransferase gives MYEGSTLHFDGSEWIKFQRTCEISNTFTYEFWVKAEEEQILDEERNTGTDGIGGRKFLVGPDFHPVGAAGCGISVGTNGISVFEHCVNHLPARLVFAHDFSEWQHVAVVCDNKKLRLYINGIGLKGESKATNVERIIPSLGLGGHMYGTFKGQVREFRLWSTARSEKEIRACMFSKLDGEEAGLYFYRDPSRGISVISGIKRTFAASVIMPSYNRCPLNYFSLLSLERQQFPLQQLEVIFLDDGSTDQTPVVYYSVYPEYSFIYVQQLKSRGRSKIRNIGTSIAVGHTLLFVDAEMICGPDFVMNHVNHHQSGENKVVSGAMRSRLLYTMTGPGYSSGQKAAISSLYAAHPIAAPIVERLIQGDETPVQLLPFEMMFDPGHLNQWSNQNEFFENILQTYGSRFKLFQYAWINLITNNVSMTKRFYDELGGFDEYLEGFGWEDWELGYRAARNGAIFIHDDALVNYHQEHPVSSNNHIDARWNFIKLCEKYPHEIEIKLFVLTMVPDFVTLPGLNDYLLDYNNIRAIYKNRFQSLHHYLNQTFDLMIASLRYNNSVALPLARPASWYEEEKAVNEDIAAVKELGVFPKLVELYERVSKYYY, from the coding sequence ATGTATGAAGGAAGTACACTGCATTTTGATGGCAGCGAATGGATTAAGTTTCAGAGAACCTGCGAAATCAGCAATACCTTTACTTATGAATTCTGGGTAAAAGCGGAAGAGGAACAAATTCTGGATGAAGAACGGAATACAGGGACGGACGGCATAGGCGGAAGAAAGTTTTTGGTGGGACCGGATTTCCACCCGGTGGGAGCTGCGGGCTGCGGAATCTCCGTGGGTACGAACGGAATCTCGGTGTTCGAACATTGCGTAAATCATCTTCCCGCAAGGCTCGTCTTTGCGCATGATTTCTCGGAATGGCAGCACGTTGCCGTCGTTTGCGACAACAAGAAGCTGCGGCTGTATATTAACGGAATCGGATTAAAGGGAGAAAGCAAGGCCACCAATGTCGAACGGATTATTCCCTCTCTCGGCCTCGGAGGACATATGTACGGCACTTTTAAGGGTCAGGTCAGGGAGTTTCGCTTATGGTCGACGGCCCGGAGCGAGAAAGAGATTCGAGCTTGCATGTTCTCGAAGCTGGACGGAGAAGAGGCCGGCCTCTATTTCTACCGCGATCCGAGCAGAGGCATTTCGGTTATCAGCGGGATCAAAAGAACCTTTGCAGCCAGCGTAATTATGCCTTCCTATAACCGCTGCCCTTTGAACTACTTCTCCCTGCTGAGTCTGGAGCGGCAGCAATTCCCGCTTCAGCAGCTGGAGGTTATTTTTCTGGATGATGGCTCTACCGATCAAACGCCTGTCGTTTATTACTCGGTGTATCCGGAATACTCGTTCATTTATGTGCAGCAGCTTAAGAGCAGAGGAAGATCCAAAATCCGCAACATCGGCACCAGCATTGCCGTTGGCCATACCCTGCTCTTTGTGGATGCCGAGATGATATGCGGGCCCGACTTTGTGATGAACCATGTCAACCACCATCAAAGCGGAGAAAACAAGGTTGTATCCGGGGCCATGCGTTCAAGACTCCTGTATACGATGACCGGTCCCGGTTATTCTTCCGGACAGAAGGCGGCAATAAGCTCATTGTATGCCGCTCACCCGATCGCCGCGCCGATCGTAGAGCGGCTGATACAGGGAGACGAGACGCCGGTGCAGCTGCTCCCCTTTGAAATGATGTTTGATCCCGGGCACCTTAACCAGTGGAGCAATCAGAATGAATTCTTTGAGAACATCCTGCAAACCTATGGCAGCAGATTTAAACTATTTCAATACGCCTGGATAAATCTGATCACGAATAATGTCTCGATGACCAAACGTTTCTATGATGAGCTAGGCGGATTCGACGAATATTTAGAGGGATTCGGTTGGGAGGACTGGGAGCTCGGATACCGCGCTGCCCGAAATGGAGCGATATTTATCCATGATGACGCGTTGGTTAACTACCACCAGGAGCATCCGGTTTCTTCAAATAACCACATCGATGCCCGCTGGAATTTCATTAAACTTTGTGAAAAGTATCCTCATGAGATAGAGATCAAATTATTCGTTCTAACCATGGTGCCAGATTTTGTGACCCTGCCTGGCCTTAACGATTATTTGTTGGATTACAACAATATCCGGGCGATATACAAGAACCGGTTCCAGTCTTTGCATCATTACCTGAACCAGACGTTTGACCTGATGATCGCAAGCCTTCGGTACAATAATTCAGTCGCGCTGCCCCTTGCCCGCCCGGCATCCTGGTATGAAGAAGAGAAAGCGGTCAACGAAGATATCGCCGCGGTCAAAGAGCTGGGCGTATTTCCAAAGCTGGTAGAGCTGTATGAGCGAGTATCCAAATACTATTATTGA